The Desulfurispira natronophila genome includes a region encoding these proteins:
- a CDS encoding FapA family protein codes for MDNESLGILEEQLETSNILESLIETTHKHHVTVEELDFAIHHMSDMKRGDDFFYRTYIIDIFRKGFSPVELNYTLKTASNTTYLRLLPSSTVDTAMASPLEVLGEVKKILAKEGIIFGVIDDEELYRIAAAVHRSFVDKADIPDEPYPVAHGQTPRDGVAPPPVVFHFDKYNLIHSDSEQDPMMSPFEMGKDTFIVRKDELLITDPIPDQSVLQISPSGYVVSPGTTGQRLPFHDISPDIRREEDNTAVYYYAEKDGYLSVEKGTLLIRPQVVFEADVLEKEPDSNLSKKEDIVIEASDETQDAVGAGQTIEGRNVTINGHVGAGATIRGQNVTVNGVLHKEATVIAENRAFVDISKGSVTADRAHINMLEGGTVEAATSVEVTGKSMQSIIKSPRIFINELKNCGVTTGGYQIRINSVTDGSNFFTIDPLTIPTVNQRYQQALLQQKDLLKKLRSIRQTYSNRKNQLSDVRKQYEPMRGKIEKMRTKSLPVPAAFQNIVERYNKLSREIITLKQQAQVIVRKLSTLEDFIYRIQYVDTTTSFTVYKRLPKGNVIRYGKASAHITVDQDLVGITVSKNRSGKLEYRIAKR; via the coding sequence ATGGATAATGAATCCCTGGGAATACTGGAAGAACAACTGGAGACCAGTAATATCCTGGAAAGCCTGATAGAAACCACCCACAAGCATCACGTAACGGTAGAAGAGCTGGACTTTGCCATTCACCACATGTCCGACATGAAGCGGGGCGACGACTTCTTTTACCGAACCTATATCATCGACATTTTCCGCAAGGGATTCTCGCCCGTCGAGCTAAACTACACGCTTAAAACCGCCTCTAACACAACCTACCTTCGCCTCCTTCCCAGCAGCACCGTCGACACTGCCATGGCTTCGCCCCTGGAGGTTTTGGGAGAAGTCAAGAAGATCCTGGCCAAGGAAGGTATCATATTTGGAGTCATTGACGATGAGGAGCTCTATCGCATTGCGGCAGCCGTACACCGCTCCTTTGTGGACAAGGCAGACATACCTGATGAACCCTATCCGGTAGCCCACGGCCAGACTCCCCGTGACGGAGTGGCACCCCCACCGGTAGTTTTCCACTTCGACAAATACAACCTCATCCACTCGGATTCAGAGCAGGATCCCATGATGAGCCCCTTCGAAATGGGCAAAGATACCTTTATCGTCCGCAAGGACGAGCTCTTGATTACCGATCCCATCCCCGACCAGTCCGTGCTGCAAATCAGCCCCTCCGGCTACGTCGTCTCGCCAGGCACTACTGGCCAGCGTCTACCTTTTCACGATATCTCTCCCGATATCCGCAGAGAAGAGGACAACACCGCCGTTTACTACTACGCTGAAAAGGACGGCTACCTCTCGGTGGAAAAAGGCACCCTGCTTATCCGACCCCAGGTGGTTTTTGAAGCCGATGTGCTCGAAAAAGAGCCTGACAGCAACCTGAGCAAAAAAGAAGACATTGTTATTGAGGCCAGCGACGAAACCCAGGACGCTGTGGGAGCCGGTCAGACCATAGAGGGGCGCAACGTCACTATTAATGGTCACGTAGGGGCGGGAGCTACCATTCGGGGCCAGAATGTCACCGTCAATGGCGTGTTGCACAAGGAAGCCACCGTCATTGCCGAGAATCGCGCCTTTGTGGATATCTCCAAAGGTTCTGTTACCGCCGATCGCGCCCATATCAACATGCTGGAGGGGGGCACAGTAGAAGCCGCCACCAGCGTAGAGGTGACGGGGAAATCCATGCAAAGTATCATAAAATCCCCCCGAATCTTCATCAACGAGCTCAAAAACTGCGGCGTCACCACTGGTGGCTACCAGATACGCATTAACAGCGTCACTGACGGAAGCAACTTCTTCACCATTGACCCGCTCACTATCCCCACGGTAAACCAGCGCTACCAGCAGGCGCTGTTGCAGCAAAAAGACTTGCTAAAAAAACTGCGCAGCATCCGTCAGACCTACAGCAACCGCAAAAACCAGCTCTCAGACGTTCGCAAACAGTACGAACCCATGCGGGGAAAAATCGAAAAGATGCGCACCAAGTCCCTGCCCGTCCCCGCCGCTTTCCAGAACATCGTCGAGCGCTACAACAAGCTCTCGCGGGAAATCATCACCCTCAAGCAACAGGCCCAGGTCATCGTGCGGAAACTCTCCACCCTGGAAGACTTCATCTATCGCATCCAGTACGTGGACACCACTACCTCATTTACCGTCTATAAACGCCTTCCCAAAGGTAACGTCATCCGCTACGGCAAAGCTTCCGCCCATATCACCGTGGATCAGGACCTGGTGGGAATAACCGTCTCCAAAAACCGCTCCGGAAAGCTTGAGTATCGTATCGCCAAACGGTGA